One window of the Leptospira ryugenii genome contains the following:
- a CDS encoding sigma-54-dependent transcriptional regulator, translating into MQKLIFIVDDEKEIRKSLRAILEDEGFIVEDFSSGKTFIKALAKDRPGLVLLDVWLGKEDGLQILDEAKKVYPMLPIVMISGHGTIELAVNATKKGAVDFLEKPLSIEKVIQTIEDAFEKTRDQPSEIPNFKLEYDDILGISQGINKVKFSIYQAAQTNARVFIYGENGTGKELVARAIYQNSKRREQSYVEINCAAIPEDLIESELFGHEKGSFTGAIDRKIGKFEQAHNGTLFLDEICDMTLATQAKVLRVLQEQRFERIGGNESISVDVRVIAATNISVEDAIREGKFREDLYYRLNVIPIEIPPLRERKQDIPILVEHYLKKSIKENDLTPKTVDREALDLLIQHFWPGNVRELRNILERLSILTHGETIRAKDVKDSLQGFKKANEMAERGDLKHAKDEFERQYIIRTLQNFDGNVSRASKALGIERTHLYRKLKSLNIQTEQTNEGDR; encoded by the coding sequence ATGCAAAAGTTAATTTTTATCGTCGATGATGAAAAAGAAATCCGTAAATCGCTACGAGCCATTTTGGAGGACGAAGGATTTATCGTTGAGGATTTTAGCTCTGGAAAAACCTTTATCAAAGCTTTGGCAAAGGATAGGCCAGGCTTAGTATTGTTAGATGTCTGGTTAGGCAAAGAGGACGGTCTGCAAATTTTGGATGAGGCAAAAAAAGTCTATCCGATGCTACCCATTGTGATGATCAGCGGCCATGGAACCATAGAACTAGCCGTGAATGCGACCAAAAAAGGAGCGGTTGATTTTTTGGAAAAACCTCTTTCAATTGAAAAGGTTATTCAAACAATTGAAGATGCCTTCGAAAAAACTAGAGACCAACCGAGTGAAATCCCGAACTTTAAATTAGAATATGATGATATACTGGGAATCTCACAAGGAATTAACAAGGTAAAATTTTCTATCTACCAAGCAGCTCAAACAAATGCACGTGTTTTTATTTATGGTGAGAATGGAACAGGTAAAGAGTTGGTTGCTCGTGCGATTTACCAAAATTCGAAAAGAAGAGAGCAATCCTATGTCGAAATCAACTGTGCCGCGATTCCTGAGGATTTAATAGAATCAGAGCTGTTTGGACATGAGAAGGGTTCATTTACGGGAGCCATCGATCGTAAAATAGGTAAATTTGAACAAGCTCACAATGGAACTCTATTTTTAGATGAGATATGTGATATGACACTTGCCACGCAAGCAAAGGTTCTACGGGTTCTCCAAGAGCAGAGATTTGAAAGGATTGGTGGGAATGAATCTATCTCTGTTGATGTGAGAGTCATTGCTGCTACCAATATCAGTGTTGAAGATGCGATCCGAGAAGGTAAATTCAGAGAGGATCTTTATTATCGTTTGAATGTGATTCCTATTGAAATCCCCCCTTTACGTGAGAGAAAGCAGGACATCCCTATACTCGTTGAACATTATCTAAAAAAATCTATCAAAGAAAATGACCTGACTCCGAAGACTGTCGATCGAGAGGCTTTAGATCTTCTCATCCAACACTTTTGGCCAGGGAATGTACGCGAGCTCAGAAATATTCTTGAACGGCTATCAATATTAACACACGGAGAAACCATTCGTGCTAAAGATGTCAAAGATTCCTTACAAGGATTTAAAAAAGCAAATGAGATGGCAGAACGAGGTGATTTAAAGCATGCTAAGGATGAATTTGAACGCCAATACATCATACGAACTCTACAAAATTTTGATGGCAATGTATCGCGTGCTTCAAAGGCACTGGGTATTGAAAGGACACATCTCTATCGAAAATTAAAATCTTTAAACATCCAAACCGAACAAACTAACGAAGGTGACAGATGA
- the priA gene encoding replication restart helicase PriA, with protein MEYFADIAIHQSWIEDSLTYTLIPNVDTPKVGIRVHVELNGKLTEGVIIRLHSQEPNYRCLPIQNYIDSEPIVSEEQLSLAFWMREQYLSSLGDCLFKMIPKGKRKKESPKKPKEVRSEFLQQLNAEQKQAFLGIRDSKAEQRIHLLFGITGSGKTEVYLHLMNEVLQSEDASIIFLVPEISLTYPMIQRIEKVFPNQVAVLHSYLRTKERFQNYWDILQGKKRIVIGTRSAIFAPVRNLSLVLIDEEHDTSFKENSSPRYHARQIADKRLKETNGKLVLGSATPSLEMYHFALQGKIGFHRISKRAVPEAKEANIAVNQKLEDKQLISGDLQFKIHTHLQKNEQVLILLNRRGYHPLVYDEETKEFIHCPKCSANLCFHSNQILRCHLCGFQESFNYFQKQSKKDLSLMGAGSQKLEENLLELFPSAKVERLDQDSTKQKEVIAEVFQKLEEGQIDILTGTQMIAKGLDFPNVTLVGILNANHGLGVPDFRSSERTYSLLSQVAGRAGRGVKPGEVFIQSSDPEHPVIKLALNQNYHEFYLWEIAFRKSLHYPPFSRLVRLVFRSKKEDECMKTSLEYRTRLESQNLEGAQILGPSPCPFVKIDDNYRYHILLKTNAMEKLREQLRDFKKNSKPNIHCYVEYDFDPVDLV; from the coding sequence ATGGAATACTTTGCTGATATTGCCATTCATCAATCCTGGATTGAGGACAGCCTAACTTATACTTTGATTCCAAATGTAGATACCCCAAAAGTTGGGATCAGAGTCCATGTAGAACTAAATGGCAAACTAACGGAAGGAGTCATCATTAGGCTCCATAGCCAAGAACCAAATTATCGATGTCTACCAATACAAAACTATATTGATTCCGAACCGATAGTGAGCGAAGAACAACTGTCACTCGCTTTTTGGATGAGGGAACAATATTTATCTAGTTTGGGTGATTGTCTCTTTAAGATGATCCCTAAAGGCAAAAGAAAAAAAGAGAGTCCCAAGAAACCGAAGGAGGTTCGGAGTGAATTCCTTCAGCAATTGAATGCGGAACAAAAGCAGGCTTTCCTCGGGATTCGAGACTCAAAGGCAGAGCAAAGAATTCACTTATTATTTGGGATTACTGGAAGTGGAAAAACTGAAGTTTATCTGCATTTGATGAATGAGGTTTTACAATCAGAGGATGCTTCCATTATTTTTTTAGTTCCAGAAATCAGTTTGACCTATCCCATGATCCAGCGTATTGAAAAGGTTTTTCCCAATCAAGTTGCTGTTTTACATTCTTATTTAAGAACGAAGGAAAGATTCCAAAATTATTGGGATATTCTGCAAGGAAAGAAACGGATAGTCATTGGTACAAGATCCGCTATATTTGCGCCGGTTCGAAATCTTTCTTTGGTCCTCATTGATGAGGAACATGATACTTCATTTAAAGAAAACTCAAGTCCCAGATACCATGCACGTCAAATTGCCGACAAGAGATTAAAAGAAACAAACGGAAAACTAGTATTAGGATCAGCAACACCTAGTTTGGAAATGTACCATTTCGCTCTACAAGGCAAAATAGGATTTCATCGTATTTCAAAGAGAGCGGTACCCGAAGCAAAAGAGGCAAACATTGCCGTTAACCAGAAACTAGAGGACAAACAGTTGATCTCGGGTGATCTTCAGTTTAAAATCCATACCCATTTACAGAAAAATGAGCAAGTACTGATACTGTTAAATCGGCGAGGTTACCACCCACTTGTTTATGATGAAGAAACAAAAGAGTTCATCCATTGTCCAAAATGCTCAGCAAATCTTTGTTTCCATTCGAATCAAATACTTCGTTGTCATTTGTGTGGTTTCCAGGAGTCCTTTAATTACTTCCAGAAACAATCCAAAAAAGATTTATCTCTTATGGGAGCTGGGAGCCAAAAGCTAGAAGAAAATTTATTAGAACTCTTTCCGAGTGCTAAGGTGGAGCGCTTAGACCAAGATTCCACCAAACAAAAAGAAGTCATTGCAGAAGTCTTTCAAAAGTTGGAAGAGGGGCAAATCGATATTTTGACAGGTACTCAAATGATTGCAAAAGGTTTAGATTTTCCCAACGTCACTCTTGTTGGCATTTTAAATGCAAACCATGGTCTTGGGGTCCCTGACTTTCGTAGTTCTGAGAGAACCTATTCACTACTATCACAAGTTGCGGGAAGAGCTGGACGGGGTGTAAAACCTGGTGAAGTTTTTATACAATCAAGTGATCCAGAACACCCAGTCATCAAACTCGCATTAAACCAAAACTATCATGAATTTTATCTTTGGGAGATAGCCTTTAGAAAATCATTGCACTATCCTCCTTTTAGCCGTTTAGTGCGATTGGTATTTCGTTCCAAAAAAGAAGACGAATGTATGAAAACATCCTTAGAGTATCGAACAAGGCTTGAAAGTCAAAATTTAGAGGGGGCTCAAATACTAGGTCCTTCCCCTTGTCCTTTTGTGAAGATAGATGATAACTATCGATACCATATTCTGCTAAAGACAAATGCTATGGAAAAGTTAAGAGAACAATTGAGAGATTTTAAAAAAAATAGTAAACCAAATATTCATTGTTATGTGGAATATGATTTTGATCCGGTAGATTTGGTTTAG